The following coding sequences lie in one Streptococcus suis genomic window:
- a CDS encoding putative holin-like toxin has translation MPMGNSSKSDGKGSVLLTAFEVVQTILSFSGFTVALIGLCYKIFKDNDKK, from the coding sequence ATGCCTATGGGCAATTCATCAAAATCTGACGGAAAGGGGAGCGTTCTTTTGACAGCTTTTGAAGTTGTGCAGACGATTTTAAGTTTCAGTGGTTTCACAGTTGCTTTGATTGGTTTGTGCTATAAAATCTTCAAAGATAATGACAAAAAATAA
- a CDS encoding IS1634 family transposase, producing MAFIKTTTNKEGRTHVYLVEGYRKDGKVKQRILKKYGLLDELEKDDPAILDRLKQEAKQGILTDKKTLTVDYDLLAPMYEPDKSYGWMVLDGLFEELELSHFLKSRPHKADYDLVQVLKLLVFQRILHPNSKLATYASQGDLFGDWSVSRNAIYRSLDLLNSLKEDLQLHLHKEVSRLTKREARLVFYDVTNYYFETDIPDSEEVSESGTILKEGLRRRGPSKEHRPKPIVQLGLFMDTNGIPISYKLFRGNQTDPVTYLPAVEEVKKQFGIERIVVVADKAMNSQNNVSAMEKQGDGWIFSQKHRGKRGAPKDIQEKILEESGWQFNQEITFAKKSYIRERKLGTKKDSPTVREKVLMTWSKKYEDRERIRREGALDYANKLTDAELFRQTSKKGGKKYLELSYLDKETGEVKPFSPLIRIDQEQVEFDAQFDGVHVLVTSETEMSDEAMLASYKELSKIEDCFRVTKMELESRPVYVWTEEHIQAHFLTCFIALVHLRLLQHQIDWKMSPERITSALNSAKATRLRDDYYRLQENSDMQELNKLLGFDWTNGIVKFETLKKYGKRPYTTKK from the coding sequence ATGGCATTTATCAAAACAACAACGAACAAAGAAGGTCGGACCCATGTCTACCTAGTCGAGGGATATCGTAAAGATGGCAAGGTCAAACAACGGATCCTAAAAAAATATGGCTTATTGGACGAACTTGAAAAAGACGATCCCGCTATTCTTGACCGATTAAAACAAGAAGCTAAGCAAGGGATTTTAACAGATAAGAAAACTCTAACAGTTGACTATGATTTGCTTGCTCCTATGTATGAACCAGATAAGTCTTATGGTTGGATGGTACTAGATGGTTTGTTTGAGGAATTGGAGTTATCTCATTTTTTAAAATCCCGACCTCATAAGGCTGACTACGACTTGGTTCAAGTGCTAAAGCTACTTGTCTTTCAGCGTATCTTACATCCGAATAGTAAACTTGCGACATATGCTTCTCAGGGTGATTTGTTTGGAGATTGGTCAGTTAGTCGCAATGCTATCTACCGTTCTTTGGATCTCTTGAACTCACTAAAAGAGGACCTTCAACTACATCTGCACAAGGAAGTAAGTCGACTGACAAAGCGTGAAGCTCGTCTGGTTTTCTATGATGTTACTAACTATTACTTTGAAACAGATATCCCTGATAGTGAAGAGGTATCAGAGAGCGGAACAATTCTCAAAGAGGGCTTGCGTAGGAGGGGACCGAGTAAGGAACACAGACCTAAGCCTATAGTGCAACTGGGATTGTTTATGGATACCAACGGTATTCCAATCAGCTATAAATTATTCAGAGGCAATCAGACAGACCCTGTGACTTATCTTCCTGCTGTTGAAGAAGTAAAGAAACAATTTGGGATTGAACGAATTGTAGTTGTGGCAGATAAGGCAATGAATAGTCAAAATAATGTTTCAGCTATGGAGAAGCAAGGAGATGGCTGGATCTTCTCACAAAAGCACCGTGGGAAACGTGGTGCTCCGAAGGATATTCAAGAAAAAATATTGGAAGAATCTGGTTGGCAGTTTAATCAAGAGATCACTTTCGCTAAAAAGTCTTACATTCGAGAGAGAAAACTTGGGACCAAGAAGGATTCTCCAACCGTTAGAGAAAAAGTACTAATGACCTGGTCAAAGAAATATGAAGATAGAGAACGGATTCGACGTGAAGGGGCTCTTGACTATGCCAATAAGCTAACTGATGCGGAATTGTTTCGACAAACGAGTAAGAAGGGCGGAAAGAAATATCTTGAATTGAGCTATTTGGATAAGGAAACCGGAGAGGTTAAACCATTTTCGCCACTTATCCGAATTGACCAAGAACAGGTCGAATTTGATGCTCAATTTGATGGAGTTCATGTCCTTGTGACCAGTGAGACTGAGATGAGCGATGAGGCTATGCTTGCTTCCTACAAGGAACTGTCTAAAATTGAGGATTGCTTCCGTGTAACTAAGATGGAGTTAGAAAGTCGTCCAGTCTATGTTTGGACAGAAGAACATATTCAAGCACACTTTTTAACATGCTTTATTGCCTTGGTTCACTTACGCTTACTCCAACATCAGATTGACTGGAAAATGAGTCCAGAACGGATTACTTCTGCTCTAAATAGTGCAAAGGCCACAAGATTGAGGGATGATTACTATAGGCTTCAAGAGAATTCCGATATGCAGGAGTTAAATAAGCTTTTGGGGTTTGATTGGACCAATGGAATTGTCAAATTTGAAACGCTTAAGAAGTATGGGAAACGTCCATACACAACAAAAAAATAA
- the pepA gene encoding glutamyl aminopeptidase — protein sequence MTLFEKIKEVTELQSLPGFEGQVRNHIRQKITPHVDRIETDGLGGIFGIKDTAVENAPRILVAAHMDEVGFMISQIKPDGTFRVVELGGWNPLVVSSQAFTLQLQDGRTIPAISGSVPPHLSRGANAPGMPAIADIIFDAGFANYDEAWAFGVRPGDVLVPKNETILTANGKNVISKAWDNRFGVLMVTELLESLSGQALPNQLIAGANVQEEVGLRGAHASTTKFNPDIFLAVDCSPAGDIYGDQGKIGDGTLFRFYDPGHIMLKNMKDFLLTTAEEAGVKFQYYCGKGGTDAGAAHLKNHGVPSTTIGVCARYIHSHQTLYSMDDFLEAQAFLQAIVKKLDRSTVDLIKNY from the coding sequence ATGACTCTTTTTGAAAAAATTAAAGAAGTTACAGAATTGCAAAGCTTACCGGGATTTGAAGGACAGGTTCGCAACCACATCCGCCAGAAAATCACGCCACACGTGGACCGCATTGAAACAGATGGGCTAGGTGGAATTTTTGGCATCAAGGATACGGCTGTTGAAAATGCTCCTCGTATCCTAGTGGCCGCTCACATGGATGAGGTTGGCTTTATGATTAGCCAAATCAAGCCAGACGGTACTTTCCGTGTTGTCGAGCTAGGTGGCTGGAATCCTCTGGTTGTTTCTAGCCAAGCCTTCACTCTTCAGTTGCAGGACGGTCGTACCATTCCAGCCATCTCAGGCTCAGTACCACCTCACCTTTCACGGGGGGCTAACGCTCCTGGCATGCCTGCCATTGCTGATATTATTTTCGATGCTGGTTTTGCCAATTATGACGAAGCCTGGGCTTTCGGTGTTCGTCCGGGGGATGTCCTGGTTCCCAAAAATGAAACTATCCTTACTGCCAACGGAAAAAATGTTATTTCTAAGGCTTGGGACAACCGCTTCGGTGTCCTTATGGTGACGGAATTGCTGGAAAGCCTATCCGGTCAAGCTTTACCAAATCAGTTGATTGCTGGGGCCAATGTGCAAGAAGAGGTTGGCTTACGTGGAGCTCATGCTTCTACAACCAAATTCAATCCAGACATTTTCCTTGCTGTTGATTGCTCACCAGCGGGCGACATCTATGGTGACCAAGGAAAAATCGGAGATGGTACCCTATTTCGTTTCTATGACCCAGGTCATATCATGTTAAAAAATATGAAAGACTTCCTCTTGACGACTGCTGAGGAGGCTGGTGTCAAATTCCAATACTACTGTGGTAAAGGTGGAACAGATGCTGGTGCAGCCCACTTGAAAAATCATGGCGTTCCATCGACAACCATCGGTGTCTGCGCTCGCTATATCCATTCACATCAAACCCTCTATAGCATGGATGACTTCCTAGAGGCTCAAGCCTTCTTGCAAGCCATCGTTAAAAAGCTAGACCGCTCAACGGTTGATTTGATCAAGAATTATTAG
- a CDS encoding DUF4651 domain-containing protein: MKKKKTALLAGLLGAGVLTASAQFYRKIQEDRKKAQALQEVRDFFADLGEIATVYVDETASTRDQLIGGVVMEAGQVFLFENTQGSIQYREEER; the protein is encoded by the coding sequence ATGAAAAAGAAGAAGACAGCCTTGCTAGCAGGCTTATTGGGGGCAGGTGTGCTCACCGCTAGTGCTCAATTTTACCGTAAAATCCAAGAAGACCGTAAAAAAGCACAGGCCTTGCAGGAGGTGCGTGACTTTTTCGCTGATTTAGGAGAGATTGCCACGGTCTATGTGGATGAAACAGCCTCAACTCGTGACCAGCTTATTGGCGGGGTTGTGATGGAGGCAGGACAGGTGTTTTTATTTGAAAATACCCAAGGTTCTATTCAGTACAGGGAGGAAGAAAGATGA
- a CDS encoding thioredoxin, with the protein MIFPTKLEEVAALIEDGKPTVFLFVTTWCGDCHYIKPHLPAIEEAFPDLRFVQLDRDDFMPLAQEWAILGIPSLVVLENGKEIGRFVDKNRKTKEEIMNFLSGLGR; encoded by the coding sequence ATGATTTTTCCAACAAAGCTTGAAGAAGTGGCTGCCTTGATTGAAGATGGCAAGCCAACCGTTTTTCTATTTGTGACGACTTGGTGTGGAGATTGCCACTATATCAAACCGCATTTGCCAGCTATCGAAGAAGCTTTTCCAGATCTCCGTTTTGTGCAACTGGATCGAGATGACTTTATGCCTTTGGCACAGGAATGGGCTATTTTAGGCATTCCAAGTCTGGTTGTTTTGGAAAATGGTAAGGAAATCGGTCGTTTTGTCGATAAGAATCGCAAGACCAAGGAAGAAATCATGAACTTCTTATCTGGACTGGGTAGATAA
- a CDS encoding DUF1002 domain-containing protein has translation MKKSLGKILLAPVVLGLSLSLAPLVQAEIQTDVINEKWGKPTLVYGGGLSDAQATEVNNLFGISDVNNVSRQVVVGADMDQYLGTSGADTASLYSSVLVQKQDAGKGVVVDIKTPQNITLITETQYANAAITAGATDVLIDVAAPIQVTGESALTGVYKALAANGETVDTARTEVAQQELETVNEVATAHTGDTNFDSSALDKAVAEIKTALADYKKSNGQVASESDINTMINDVLANNGLENVITADEISKLVTFAKAYQETSAIDSAEVAAQLNQFKQQAEQQISEAYKNLQDSGILEKIGAFFENLWKGLTGLFA, from the coding sequence ATGAAGAAATCACTAGGAAAAATCCTTCTAGCACCTGTGGTGCTGGGGTTGAGTTTGAGTCTTGCTCCCTTGGTGCAGGCTGAGATTCAAACAGATGTTATCAATGAAAAATGGGGCAAGCCAACACTGGTCTACGGTGGTGGTTTGTCAGATGCGCAGGCGACAGAGGTTAACAATCTATTTGGTATTTCGGATGTCAATAATGTTAGCCGTCAGGTGGTTGTTGGCGCGGATATGGACCAATATTTAGGTACATCTGGAGCGGACACAGCCTCCCTCTATTCATCTGTCTTGGTGCAAAAGCAGGACGCTGGCAAAGGGGTTGTGGTGGACATCAAGACGCCGCAGAACATCACCTTGATTACTGAAACGCAGTATGCCAATGCGGCCATTACAGCTGGTGCGACAGATGTCTTGATTGACGTTGCGGCACCCATTCAGGTGACGGGAGAGTCCGCCCTGACAGGTGTTTACAAGGCTCTTGCAGCCAATGGTGAAACAGTTGATACCGCTCGAACTGAAGTAGCTCAACAGGAGCTAGAGACAGTCAATGAAGTGGCAACGGCTCACACAGGTGACACTAATTTTGATAGTTCGGCCTTGGATAAGGCAGTAGCAGAAATCAAGACAGCTCTTGCCGACTACAAAAAGTCCAATGGTCAGGTAGCTTCCGAATCAGACATCAATACTATGATTAACGATGTCTTGGCCAATAACGGTTTGGAAAATGTCATCACAGCAGATGAAATTTCTAAGCTAGTCACATTTGCCAAAGCTTATCAGGAAACCTCTGCTATTGATTCGGCTGAGGTTGCTGCCCAGCTCAACCAGTTCAAGCAACAGGCGGAGCAACAAATTTCAGAAGCCTATAAGAATCTACAAGATTCAGGGATTTTAGAAAAAATCGGTGCCTTCTTTGAAAATCTTTGGAAAGGCTTGACCGGTCTATTTGCATAA
- a CDS encoding DUF4479 domain-containing protein, translating to MIFTYNKEQVGDVLMVIVAEDKGQAVQFERKGKVARVFLAETGQTVAWNIFEASSLVELAGNGQVFLTDEQVATLNAALAKEGFNESLVNDNSPKFVVGQIAELVPHPDSDHLNICQVNVGDKTVQIVAGAPNAAQGLKTIVALPGAMMPSGSLIFPGKLRGEDSFGMMCSPRELALPNAPQVRGIIELDDSAVVGEAFDPAKHWKG from the coding sequence ATGATTTTTACATATAACAAAGAACAGGTTGGCGATGTCCTCATGGTCATCGTTGCAGAAGACAAGGGACAAGCTGTCCAGTTTGAACGCAAAGGCAAGGTAGCACGTGTCTTCTTAGCAGAAACGGGTCAAACAGTCGCTTGGAATATCTTTGAAGCATCAAGTTTGGTTGAGCTTGCTGGAAATGGTCAAGTTTTCTTGACAGATGAGCAAGTTGCGACCTTGAATGCAGCATTAGCAAAAGAAGGTTTTAATGAAAGCTTGGTCAATGACAACAGTCCGAAATTTGTTGTTGGTCAGATTGCGGAATTGGTTCCGCATCCAGACAGCGACCACCTCAATATCTGTCAGGTCAATGTTGGGGACAAAACGGTGCAAATCGTAGCCGGTGCCCCAAATGCTGCACAAGGTCTGAAAACTATTGTGGCTCTTCCGGGGGCAATGATGCCGAGCGGTAGCCTGATCTTCCCAGGGAAATTGCGTGGTGAAGATAGCTTTGGTATGATGTGTAGCCCGCGTGAATTGGCTCTGCCAAACGCACCACAAGTCCGTGGTATTATCGAATTAGACGACTCCGCCGTGGTCGGAGAGGCCTTTGATCCAGCTAAACACTGGAAGGGATAG
- a CDS encoding DUF2785 domain-containing protein, translating to MKEFLMEKIQTSQPYTNAELAWLLENIGHPVPAIRDELVYASFCHIFLEGLVTREQAQSLLQFSQETNPLSLESSTLKRSFTCLLYCLLLSVDNEPESIYHAFLSTNDRELLFQQALDYLAIENDWSGYDEKLGWIHTVAHGADFLLATSCHDQFPDEKSKAVWQTIVTCLTKQSKVFSAGEEIRLAQIPVYLLLNEKVSSQELTEWISKLDFPNQEPVDYFRWLNLQHFLSSLYFQLKSQQALTEEIGQTIENRIETT from the coding sequence ATGAAAGAATTTTTGATGGAAAAGATACAGACCTCCCAACCATATACCAATGCCGAACTGGCTTGGTTGCTGGAAAACATCGGTCATCCTGTTCCTGCTATACGCGACGAACTGGTTTATGCTAGTTTTTGCCACATCTTTTTGGAGGGCTTGGTCACAAGGGAGCAAGCACAGTCGCTGCTACAATTCTCTCAAGAAACCAATCCTCTTTCCCTAGAAAGTTCCACACTAAAGCGAAGTTTTACTTGCTTACTTTACTGTCTGTTGCTGTCTGTCGATAATGAGCCAGAGTCTATTTATCATGCATTTTTAAGCACTAACGACCGTGAGCTACTCTTCCAGCAGGCCTTGGATTATTTGGCGATTGAAAATGACTGGTCTGGCTACGATGAAAAACTCGGTTGGATCCATACCGTTGCCCACGGAGCAGATTTTCTTCTGGCCACAAGCTGTCATGATCAATTTCCCGATGAAAAAAGCAAAGCAGTCTGGCAAACTATTGTCACTTGTCTAACTAAACAAAGTAAAGTTTTCTCAGCTGGTGAGGAAATCCGTCTGGCACAAATCCCTGTCTACCTCCTGCTGAATGAAAAAGTGTCAAGCCAAGAGCTGACGGAATGGATTAGCAAGCTGGACTTTCCAAATCAAGAACCAGTAGACTACTTCCGGTGGCTCAATCTCCAACATTTTCTGTCTAGTCTTTACTTCCAACTCAAATCACAACAGGCCTTGACCGAAGAAATCGGACAGACTATTGAAAATAGAATTGAAACAACATAA
- a CDS encoding single-stranded DNA-binding protein (binds to single stranded DNA and may facilitate the binding and interaction of other proteins to DNA), protein MYNKVILIGRLTAQPELTQTPTGKNLTRVTVAVNRRFKTENGEREADFLNVIFWGKLAETLVSYGSKGSLISIDGELRTRKYEKDGSNHYVTEILGQSFQLLESRAQRAMRENNTGDDLADLVLEEEELPF, encoded by the coding sequence ATGTATAATAAAGTTATTTTAATCGGTCGCTTGACGGCCCAACCTGAACTCACACAAACACCAACTGGCAAAAATTTGACTCGTGTTACTGTTGCAGTCAACCGCCGTTTTAAGACGGAAAATGGGGAACGTGAAGCAGATTTTCTTAATGTCATTTTCTGGGGCAAACTGGCGGAAACGCTTGTTTCCTATGGCAGCAAGGGTAGTCTAATTTCTATTGACGGTGAGTTGCGAACGCGAAAATACGAAAAAGACGGCAGCAATCATTATGTGACGGAAATCTTAGGACAATCCTTCCAGCTGCTCGAAAGTCGGGCCCAACGTGCCATGCGTGAAAATAACACAGGCGATGATCTAGCTGACTTGGTCTTGGAAGAGGAGGAATTACCGTTTTAA
- a CDS encoding co-chaperone GroES, whose protein sequence is MLKPLGDRIVVKIEEKEQTVGGFVLAGAGQEKTKEASVLAIGQGIRTLNGDLVAPAVAVGDTVLIDAHAGLEVKDGDQTVHIIREADILAIVE, encoded by the coding sequence ATGTTGAAACCATTGGGCGATCGTATCGTCGTAAAAATTGAAGAAAAAGAACAAACAGTTGGTGGCTTTGTCCTAGCAGGAGCCGGCCAAGAAAAGACAAAAGAAGCAAGTGTCCTAGCGATCGGACAAGGGATTCGTACCTTGAATGGTGACTTGGTTGCCCCAGCGGTGGCGGTTGGAGATACTGTTTTGATTGATGCTCATGCAGGATTGGAAGTCAAAGACGGAGACCAAACCGTTCACATCATCCGTGAAGCAGACATTTTGGCAATTGTAGAATAA
- the groL gene encoding chaperonin GroEL — protein sequence MAKEIKFAADARESMVRGVDILADTVKVTLGPKGRNVVLEKAYGSPLITNDGVTIAKEIELEDHFENMGAKLVSEVASKTNDIAGDGTTTATVLTQAIVREGLKNVTAGANPIGIRRGIEAAVATAVEALKAQASPVSNKAEIAQVAAVSSRSEKVGEYISEAMERVGTDGVITIEESRGMETELDVVEGMQFDRGYLSQYMVTDNEKMVAELENPFILITDKKISHIQDILPLLESILQTSRPLLIIADDVDGEALPTLVLNKIRGTFNVVAVKAPGFGDRRKAMLEDIAILTGGTVITEDLGLDLKDATIEALGQAAKVVVDKDGTTIVEGAGNPEVIANRVAVIKSQIEVTTSEFDREKLQERLAKLSGGVAVIKVGAATETELKEMKLRIEDALNATRAAVEEGIVAGGGTALVNVIDSVAKLELTGDDETGRNIVLRALEEPVRQIAYNAGYEGSVIIDKLKNSELGTGFNAATGEWVNMIEAGIIDPVKVTRSALQNAASVASLILTTEAVVANKPEPAAPAMPQGMDGMGMGY from the coding sequence ATGGCAAAAGAAATCAAATTTGCAGCAGATGCACGTGAAAGCATGGTCCGTGGTGTCGATATTCTGGCGGATACTGTCAAAGTAACCTTGGGTCCAAAAGGTCGTAATGTTGTTTTGGAAAAAGCATACGGTTCACCACTTATTACAAACGACGGTGTAACCATTGCCAAAGAAATTGAGTTGGAAGACCACTTTGAAAATATGGGTGCCAAGCTGGTATCCGAAGTAGCGTCAAAAACCAATGACATCGCTGGTGACGGGACAACCACTGCAACTGTTTTGACCCAGGCTATCGTACGTGAAGGCTTGAAAAACGTAACTGCAGGTGCCAATCCAATTGGTATCCGTCGTGGTATCGAGGCTGCGGTTGCGACTGCGGTTGAAGCCTTGAAAGCACAAGCAAGCCCAGTATCCAATAAAGCTGAAATTGCTCAAGTCGCAGCCGTGTCTTCACGTTCTGAAAAAGTTGGTGAGTACATTTCAGAAGCTATGGAGCGTGTGGGTACAGATGGTGTTATCACCATTGAAGAATCTCGCGGTATGGAAACTGAGCTGGATGTGGTTGAAGGTATGCAATTCGACCGTGGTTACCTCTCGCAATACATGGTAACAGATAATGAGAAAATGGTGGCAGAACTTGAAAATCCATTCATCTTGATTACAGATAAGAAGATTTCTCATATCCAAGATATTTTGCCACTCTTGGAAAGCATTCTCCAGACTAGTCGTCCGCTCTTGATTATTGCTGACGATGTGGATGGCGAAGCTCTTCCTACTCTTGTTCTCAACAAGATTCGTGGTACCTTCAACGTTGTTGCAGTCAAAGCTCCAGGCTTTGGTGACCGTCGCAAAGCTATGTTGGAAGACATTGCGATCTTGACAGGCGGTACAGTGATTACAGAAGACCTTGGTTTGGACTTGAAAGATGCGACCATTGAAGCACTTGGTCAGGCTGCTAAAGTTGTGGTCGACAAAGATGGTACAACCATTGTTGAAGGTGCTGGAAATCCAGAAGTCATTGCCAACCGTGTCGCTGTTATCAAGTCACAGATTGAAGTGACGACTTCTGAATTTGACCGTGAAAAATTGCAAGAGCGTTTGGCTAAATTGTCAGGCGGTGTTGCAGTTATCAAAGTCGGTGCCGCTACTGAGACTGAGTTGAAAGAAATGAAACTCCGTATCGAAGATGCCCTCAATGCAACACGTGCCGCAGTTGAAGAAGGGATCGTTGCCGGTGGTGGTACTGCTCTTGTCAATGTAATTGATAGCGTAGCGAAATTGGAATTGACAGGCGACGATGAGACAGGACGCAATATTGTCCTACGAGCCTTGGAAGAGCCAGTTCGTCAGATTGCCTATAACGCAGGCTATGAAGGTTCAGTTATCATTGATAAATTGAAGAATTCTGAGCTTGGAACAGGCTTTAATGCTGCGACAGGTGAATGGGTGAATATGATTGAGGCAGGAATTATTGACCCTGTTAAAGTTACTCGTTCTGCTCTTCAAAATGCGGCTTCCGTAGCCAGCTTGATTTTGACGACAGAAGCAGTCGTTGCCAACAAGCCAGAACCAGCCGCTCCAGCTATGCCACAAGGTATGGATGGAATGGGTATGGGCTACTAA
- a CDS encoding 30S ribosomal protein S12, giving the protein MPTINQLVRKPRKSKVEKSKSAALNVGYNSRKKVQTNVSSPQKRGVATRVGTMTPRKPNSALRKFARVRLSNLIEVTAYIPGIGHNLQEHSVVLLRGGRVKDLPGVRYHIVRGALDTAGVNDRKQGRSKYGTKRPKG; this is encoded by the coding sequence ATGCCTACAATTAACCAGTTGGTACGTAAACCACGTAAGTCTAAAGTAGAAAAATCTAAATCAGCAGCTTTGAACGTTGGTTACAACAGCCGTAAAAAAGTTCAAACTAACGTTTCATCACCACAAAAACGCGGTGTTGCAACTCGTGTCGGAACAATGACACCTAGAAAACCTAACTCAGCCCTTCGTAAATTCGCTCGTGTACGTTTGAGCAACCTTATCGAAGTTACTGCTTACATCCCAGGTATCGGCCACAACTTGCAAGAGCACAGCGTTGTTCTTCTTCGTGGTGGACGTGTAAAAGACCTTCCAGGGGTACGTTACCATATCGTTCGTGGTGCGCTTGATACTGCAGGTGTTAACGATCGTAAGCAAGGCCGTTCTAAATACGGTACTAAACGTCCAAAAGGCTAA
- a CDS encoding 30S ribosomal protein S7, whose amino-acid sequence MSRKNQAPKREVLPDPLYNSKLVTRLINRVMLDGKRGTAASIVYGAFDQIKEATGNDALEVFETAMENIMPVLEVRARRVGGSNYQVPVEVRPERRTTLGLRWLVTIARNRGEHTMIDRLAKEIMDAANNTGAAVKKREDTHKMAEANRAFAHFRW is encoded by the coding sequence ATGAGTCGTAAAAATCAAGCGCCTAAGCGCGAAGTATTGCCAGATCCATTGTATAACTCAAAATTGGTAACTCGTTTGATCAACCGTGTTATGTTGGACGGTAAACGTGGTACTGCTGCATCAATCGTTTACGGAGCCTTTGATCAAATCAAAGAAGCAACTGGTAACGATGCACTTGAAGTATTTGAAACAGCAATGGAAAACATCATGCCTGTACTTGAAGTACGTGCACGTCGTGTCGGTGGTTCTAACTACCAAGTCCCAGTTGAAGTTCGTCCAGAGCGTCGTACAACACTAGGTCTTCGTTGGTTGGTAACAATCGCTCGTAACCGTGGTGAGCACACTATGATTGATCGCCTTGCGAAAGAAATCATGGATGCAGCAAACAACACTGGTGCAGCTGTTAAGAAACGTGAAGACACCCACAAAATGGCAGAAGCAAACCGCGCATTCGCACACTTCCGCTGGTAA